In Elaeis guineensis isolate ETL-2024a chromosome 1, EG11, whole genome shotgun sequence, a genomic segment contains:
- the LOC140851734 gene encoding pentatricopeptide repeat-containing protein At1g79540-like, which produces MRWARAAKAPSLLRRSEARLLSTIPSLSHELSLSEQVHAILHTVPTIEPPLECIAPLLTSHVVAAVLDETPAVRSAFRFFVWASRRRHLRSWVGHNRMISLLRDGEEGFESAWQSLVEIRDCGELIPPAAFTVLISAYSASSMAEKAVESFGRMVEFNCRPNTFTYNTVLQIFVDKDVILLAMAVYNQMLKSDCRSNRSTYNILMDGLCKAGKTQDALALFDEMLQRGISPNTMIYTVFLSSLCKADRLNDASRLLDSMKQKNYKPDSVTYNALLSGFCKLGRIDGAFEHLKSFREDGFVLGLGGYSCLIDGLFRAGRFKEACLYYQEMLENNVVPDCILYTILIKGYVEAGRIEDAFSFLTQMTERGLVPDTYCYNTLIKGLCDAGLLDRARSLRLEISQHDRFPDSATYTIMICGLCKEGLVHEAQQIFDEMGKLGCVPTVMTLNALINGLCKAGRLEEAHILFYKMEMGRNPSLFLRLSQGAHQVRDSNSLHRLVEELCQSGLVLKAYKLLRDIIDSGVVPDVITYNILINGLCKVGNTDGALKLFKEIYFKGLSPDAVTYGTLIDGLVKVHREEDASMVFQHMLRSGCTPSSSIYSTLMRTLCRKKRTSQAVSLWLNHLSQKHRIPEEAKTIAVVRKHFEQGYLEEAVRGLFEMDQKHGSVNSFPYTIWLIGFCQVGKVDDALKIFNILIEFDIDATPPSCVLLINCLCRKGKLAAALDVMLYALRKGFLFMRPVGNRLIKKLCMHNKREAAQVLAWRMHLAGYDMDAYLRETTKGLLYDN; this is translated from the coding sequence ATGAGATGGGCAAGAGCAGCCAAAGCCCCATCTCTTCTCCGGAGATCGGAGGCTCGTCTCCTCTCCACCATTCCCTCCCTCTCCCACGAGCTCTCCCTCTCCGAGCAGGTCCACGCCATCCTCCACACCGTCCCCACCATCGAGCCCCCCCTCGAGTGCATCGCCCCCCTCCTCACATCCCACGTCGTCGCCGCCGTCCTCGACGAGACCCCTGCCGTTCGCTCCGCCTTCCGCTTCTTCGTCTGGGCCTCGAGGCGCCGCCACCTCCGCAGCTGGGTCGGCCACAACCGGATGATCTCCCTGCTCCGGGATGGCGAGGAGGGGTTCGAGTCGGCCTGGCAGTCCCTCGTGGAGATAAGGGACTGTGGCGAGCTCATCCCGCCCGCGGCATTCACGGTGCTCATCTCGGCCTATTCGGCCTCCAGCATGGCCGAGAAGGCCGTGGAGTCCTTCGGCCGGATGGTGGAGTTCAATTGCCGGCCCAATACCTTCACGTACAACACCGTTCTCCAGATTTTCGTCGATAAAGATGTCATCTTGCTCGCCATGGCGGTCTATAATCAGATGCTGAAGTCAGATTGCCGCTCGAATCGATCGACCTATAATATCTTGATGGACGGGCTGTGCAAAGCGGGGAAGACCCAGGACGCCTTGGCGTTGTTCGACGAAATGCTCCAGAGAGGTATCTCACCGAATACCATGATCTACACGGTGTTCCTCTCGTCGCTTTGCAAGGCCGATAGGTTAAATGATGCGAGCAGGCTATTGGATTCCATGAAACAGAAGAACTACAAGCCGGACTCGGTTACCTACAATGCATTGTTGAGTGGATTTTGCAAGTTGGGGAGAATTGACGGAGCTTTCGAGCATTTGAAATCATTCAGGGAGGATGGATTCGTTCTTGGATTGGGTGGTTATAGCTGCTTGATTGACGGGTTGTTCAGGGCTGGGAGATTTAAAGAGGCATGCCTGTATTACCAGGAAATGTTGGAAAATAATGTTGTTCCGGATTGTATCCTGTACACTATATTGATTAAGGGTTATGTGGAAGCTGGTAGGATTGAAGACGCTTTCTCTTTCTTGACTCAGATGACCGAAAGAGGTTTAGTTCCCGACACCTACTGTTATAACACTCTGATCAAGGGTCTTTGTGATGCTGGCCTTTTGGACAGAGCTCGTTCTCTGAGGTTGGAGATTTCACAGCATGACCGCTTTCCTGACTCTGCCACCTACACTATCATGATCTGTGGATTATGCAAGGAAGGGCTTGTTCATGAGGCACAGCAAATCTTTGATGAGATGGGGAAGCTTGGGTGTGTACCAACTGTTATGACGTTAAATGCTCTCATCAACGGGCTTTGCAAGGCTGGGAGGCTGGAAGAAGCTCACATTCTTTTCTATAAGATGGAAATGGGAAGGAATCCTTCTCTGTTCCTTAGACTCTCGCAAGGTGCCCATCAGGTTCGCGATAGTAACAGTCTTCATAGATTGGTGGAAGAGTTGTGCCAGTCTGGGCTTGTACTTAAAGCGTATAAGCTTCTCCGAGACATCATTGACAGTGGAGTTGTACCTGATGTCATTACATATAACATACTGATCAATGGCTTGTGTAAGGTGGGCAACACTGACGGGGCACTGAAGCTCTTTAAAGAGATTTATTTCAAGGGGCTCTCCCCTGATGCAGTCACATATGGGACACTTATTGATGGGCTCGTAAAGGTCCATAGAGAAGAGGATGCCTCAATGGTTTTCCAACATATGTTGCGGAGCGGATGCACCCCTAGCTCATCAATTTACAGTACTCTTATGAGAACATTGTGCAGGAAGAAGAGAACCTCACAAGCAGTGAGCCTATGGCTGAACCACCTCTCACAAAAGCACCGGATTCCTGAGGAAGCCAAGACCATTGCAGTGGTGCGCAAACATTTTGAGCAAGGTTACCTGGAAGAAGCAGTTAGAGGATTATTTGAGATGGATCAGAAGCATGGATCTGTTAATTCATTCCCATACACCATCTGGCTCATTGGGTTTTGCCAGGTGGGAAAAGTTGATGATGCTCTTAAGATATTTAACATCCTCATAGAGTTCGACATTGATGCCACTCCACCCAGTTGTGTACTTCTCATAAATTGCCTGTGCCGTAAAGGGAAGCTAGCTGCTGCATTGGATGTTATGCTTTATGCGTTGAGAAAAGGTTTCCTTTTTATGCGACCTGTGGGCAATCGTTTAATTAAGAAACTTTGCATGCATAACAAAAGGGAGGCAGCACAAGTGCTCGCATGGAGAATGCATCTTGCTGGATATGATATGGATGCATATCTTCGAGAAACTACAAAAGGCCTATTGTATGATAATTAG